TCTCATGAATAACCGAAACAATATGTAGTTGCGTTAGAGTCCAATTTTTATTTATATTTTCATATTCACTAACTAATTCTTTTATCATCTCTTGAGATGCATATTTTTTCTTTTCTCTTGTTATGACAAAGTCTTCAATAGCTTTTAAGGTTTGTTCATGGACAAAATTTGTCATAATAATTTCCCCTATCTAGAATTATTGTTTACCGGTTAACAATATAAAGTTTACCAGTAAACAATAATTAGGTCAACAATTTAAAAAAGGACTTTTATGCATTGAAACTAACTCTTTAATATAATAGGGCTTTATTAGGGTAAATTATGAAAAACAGATACATTAAAGGTTCTTACATAATTAGTTAAATTCCAATTTAGCAATTGACAATTGCTAAATGAGGATATAAAATCAAAATAGTTTACCGGTAAACAAAAATAAATAAAATAGATAAAGAAGGGTAGAAACATTTAAATGAATAAGGGCATAAAACAGAAAATTTACGATAATTATCTACATTTGTTACATCTCAATGAACAAAAGGCAGATAAGGATATTGAGACTTTTTTTAAGCAAGCAAAAATGGAAGAAATAGAACATGTACCGACAAATATGACAAGTATACACGTAATTGCCTGTATTGGTGAGAATCAACCAATAAATAATATTACAATTGCAAGGAAAATGAATTTATCTAAAGCGAATATCACAAAAATTAACACCAAATTAATAAAAGAAAATTTAATCACTCGTTTTCAGTCAGTTGATAATAAAAAGGAGGTATATTATCAACTTACTCCGGCAGGACAATCACTTTGTGAATTACATCAGAAAATTCATGACCAGAAAGAAAATGAATTTTATCAGTTCGTTGATTTATTTTCTGAAATTGAACAAAACGCAATATTGAAGTTTTTACAAAATATAAACGATAAAATGTTGGGGAAATAAATTTATTATAACTTAAATAAATTAGCTAATTATTAATAATCTTTTAGGAGGGATAGCATGAACCGTGTTAAATCAAGTGCTTCTTTTCTTTTATATTTGTTGTGCATTAGTGCTTTTTTCGCTTCTTTAAATCAAAATATATATTCTCCAATAATCCCCATAATTCGGGATTCATTCCAAGTATCTATAACAATGGTTAACCTTTCCGTTTCCATATTTATTTTTATTACGGCAATTATGCAAATTGTTTTTGGTTCTATAATTGATTTTAAAGGTGCTAGGACTATTCTTATTCCGAGTATTATTTTAACAATTATAGCGAGTATTGGTTGTGCAATTACAAGTAACTTTACAGTATTTTTAATATGTAGAATTTTACAGGCTGTAGGGACAGCAGCAATACCACTTATTGCTGCAACTACAATTGGTACTGTATTCCAAGGAGAACAACGAGGAAGTGCAATGGGTACATATCAAACCATGTTATCCATTG
This DNA window, taken from Bacillus paramycoides, encodes the following:
- a CDS encoding MarR family transcriptional regulator; this encodes MNKGIKQKIYDNYLHLLHLNEQKADKDIETFFKQAKMEEIEHVPTNMTSIHVIACIGENQPINNITIARKMNLSKANITKINTKLIKENLITRFQSVDNKKEVYYQLTPAGQSLCELHQKIHDQKENEFYQFVDLFSEIEQNAILKFLQNINDKMLGK